From one Aquicella lusitana genomic stretch:
- the nadD gene encoding nicotinate-nucleotide adenylyltransferase: MHQTHKAIGILGGTFDPIHLGHLRMAIELYEALDLAKIHIIPCFQPVHRKLPVASPEQRLAMVQCAVKDEPALFADDREIRRKGLSYMIDTLMEMRSEMPGTPLALLVGIDAFLGFPSWHRWMEILDQAHIIVAHRPNYQLPPTGLIADLISERLQHEIAFIHENQAGGILLRPITSLDISATDIRKQIAMGRNPRYLLPDNVYHYIKQHGTYSIVGSKHEI, from the coding sequence ATGCATCAAACACATAAAGCGATTGGTATTCTGGGCGGTACATTTGATCCTATTCATCTGGGCCATTTACGCATGGCCATTGAACTGTATGAGGCATTGGATCTAGCCAAAATCCATATCATCCCTTGCTTCCAGCCGGTCCATCGTAAACTTCCCGTTGCTTCCCCCGAGCAGCGATTGGCCATGGTGCAATGCGCCGTAAAGGATGAACCCGCTCTCTTCGCTGATGATCGTGAAATTCGCCGCAAAGGGCTTTCCTATATGATTGATACATTGATGGAAATGCGGTCAGAAATGCCAGGTACTCCGCTTGCCCTGCTGGTCGGCATTGATGCCTTTTTAGGCTTTCCAAGCTGGCACCGCTGGATGGAAATTCTGGATCAGGCCCATATCATTGTGGCTCACCGTCCAAATTATCAACTCCCCCCAACTGGTCTGATCGCTGATCTCATCAGCGAGCGCCTGCAACATGAAATTGCTTTCATCCATGAAAATCAGGCGGGTGGAATTCTGCTCCGCCCCATTACCTCTTTGGATATTTCCGCTACGGATATCCGAAAACAGATTGCAATGGGACGTAATCCAAGGTATTTATTGCCCGATAACGTTTATCATTATATTAAACAACATGGCACTTACAGTATTGTCGGATCTAAACATGAAATCTGA
- the holA gene encoding DNA polymerase III subunit delta: MKLTYFQLEAHLTKKLQPVYIVSGDELLLKQDAVGLIRRAAKQHGFNERIRMIPEAGLDWDQLYTLLYSSSLLAEKRLIELDFRDTSPPKTASKILQEYSQQPSSEHILLIDIGKLDDKTAKSAWYQSLEKIGIVVTIWPIPREQLPQWILQRAQKYRLELNRDAANLLAEYVEGNLVAAANALEKIYLLRPAHKIDSELIKAVLTDESRFTVFDFIDNLLAGNVSRMLHILESLKTEGAEPVLILWGITRELRLLAESAMQLSQGMTYEMIFQKHRIFARRQAAVRRFLSRFSAEDCWQLLSHAASIDKKIKGSEPGNPWDQLQLFCLRTA, encoded by the coding sequence ATGAAACTGACTTATTTCCAGCTTGAGGCGCACCTCACTAAAAAATTGCAGCCGGTTTATATCGTAAGCGGTGATGAATTACTCCTCAAGCAGGATGCCGTGGGGCTAATTCGACGGGCTGCCAAGCAGCATGGCTTTAATGAACGAATCCGGATGATACCGGAAGCAGGATTGGACTGGGACCAGCTCTATACATTACTTTACTCTTCCTCTCTGCTCGCTGAAAAACGCCTGATTGAACTGGATTTTCGGGACACTTCACCACCCAAAACCGCAAGCAAGATATTGCAGGAATACAGCCAGCAGCCTTCCAGCGAACATATCCTTCTCATTGATATTGGCAAATTGGATGACAAAACAGCTAAAAGTGCCTGGTATCAGTCCCTGGAAAAAATCGGTATTGTTGTCACTATCTGGCCCATCCCTCGTGAGCAATTGCCACAATGGATCCTGCAGCGTGCCCAAAAATATCGGCTGGAACTTAATCGGGATGCGGCTAATTTACTCGCTGAATATGTAGAGGGAAATCTGGTGGCTGCCGCAAATGCCTTGGAAAAAATCTACTTGCTACGTCCTGCCCATAAAATAGATAGTGAGCTGATTAAAGCTGTTTTAACTGACGAAAGCCGTTTCACCGTATTCGATTTTATTGATAATCTACTGGCGGGCAATGTATCCCGTATGCTACACATTCTGGAAAGTCTCAAAACGGAAGGTGCCGAGCCTGTGCTCATCTTATGGGGCATCACGCGTGAATTACGGCTTCTGGCTGAGTCTGCCATGCAATTAAGTCAAGGCATGACGTACGAAATGATCTTTCAGAAACACCGCATCTTTGCCCGCCGGCAAGCGGCTGTCCGGCGTTTTTTAAGCCGTTTTTCTGCGGAAGACTGCTGGCAATTACTCTCCCATGCAGCGAGTATCGATAAGAAAATCAAGGGCAGTGAGCCGGGTAATCCATGGGACCAATTACAGTTGTTTTGCTTAAGAACCGCATAA
- the lptE gene encoding LPS assembly lipoprotein LptE, giving the protein MYFNFSSYRALKQLNGNSIVRLFLLLASTFILTSCGFHLQGEMQLAPPLHRMYIQSADPYSYLVRNLRQYLKLSKVELVSTPAEADTILVIVSDTATQQLLSVSGTQQTRQYKLIVTVVIEIQDAKGRIIVAPSAFTEERTITTQSNQILGSSNDVNLLYQQMRRVLAYAIMNRLASKQVTHAVNKAFASQPNQRNMKLPS; this is encoded by the coding sequence ATGTATTTTAATTTTTCCAGCTATCGAGCGCTGAAACAACTGAATGGAAATAGCATTGTGCGTCTTTTTCTGCTGCTCGCCTCCACTTTTATCCTGACTTCTTGCGGCTTTCACCTGCAGGGAGAGATGCAGCTTGCGCCACCACTGCACCGCATGTACATCCAATCCGCCGATCCCTACAGTTATCTGGTGCGCAACCTGCGGCAATATCTCAAGCTCTCCAAAGTAGAACTGGTTTCAACACCGGCGGAAGCAGATACAATTTTAGTCATTGTCAGTGATACAGCCACGCAGCAATTATTAAGCGTAAGCGGTACGCAACAGACACGACAATATAAACTCATCGTGACAGTGGTTATTGAAATCCAAGATGCAAAAGGCCGGATTATTGTGGCACCAAGCGCTTTCACGGAAGAAAGAACGATCACAACTCAATCCAATCAGATCCTGGGAAGCAGCAATGACGTCAATCTGCTTTATCAGCAAATGCGTCGTGTCCTTGCTTACGCCATTATGAACCGGCTGGCTTCGAAGCAAGTCACCCACGCTGTTAACAAGGCTTTTGCTTCTCAGCCAAATCAGCGGAATATGAAATTGCCGTCATGA
- the leuS gene encoding leucine--tRNA ligase, which yields MEEQYTPHKIEADAQQYWQEKNTFQAVEDVNREKFYCLSMMPYPSGSLHMGHVRNYTIGDVIARYQYMLGKNVLQPMSWDAFGLPAENAAIKHNIPPAKWTRQNIDHIRSQMMQMGFAYDWSREITTCDPEYYHWEQWFFLRLYKKGLAYKKNAEVNWDPVDQTVLANEQVVNGRGWRSGALVERREIPQWFLKITDYAEELLNDLDKLEHWPHQVKTMQRNWIGRSEGVEITFKVHDHHPITVFTTRPDTLFGVTYLAVAPQHPLAKQLAEDNPALHQFIEECRNIKLAEADIATMEKRGMPLGIHAQHPITGQAIPIWVANFVVMEYGSGALMAVPAHDQRDFEFAQKYHLPIKQVIVPETGIHWDFTRGAYTEMGELMDSAEFTGMSSKQAFDAIAAHLESLHAGQRKINYRLRDWGVSRQRYWGAPIPIINCPKCGPVPVPDRDLPVILPEEVQFTGVSSPLKSMPSFYETTCPVCQGPAERETDTFDTFMESSWYYARLACKKQHKAMLDGRANYWLPVDQYVGGIEHAVLHLLYARFFHKLMRDEGLLNSDEPFARLLSQGMVLNKGVKMSKSKGNVVDPQTLIERYGADTVRLFIIFAAPPEQSLEWSDSGVEGAHRFLKRLWAFAYENKTIVQKQNRLPKSNLLGTSNWENADPNQIDIFRQIYEILEQAKFDYERQQFNTVVSGCMKILNLLMKVSESHRIDAVDIREIVLHKGLSILLRLLAPITPHIAHQLWQDLQYEGAILDAEWPKSSPIVFKVDTIELVVQVNGKLRSRVRIPTNADQQAIETTIKDDSKVQQAIGGKPIKKIITVPGKLVNVVTGE from the coding sequence ATGGAAGAACAATATACACCACATAAAATTGAAGCCGACGCACAACAATACTGGCAGGAAAAAAATACTTTTCAGGCAGTGGAAGACGTTAACCGAGAAAAATTCTATTGCTTGTCTATGATGCCGTACCCGAGCGGCAGTTTGCATATGGGGCATGTGCGAAACTACACAATTGGCGATGTTATTGCTCGCTATCAATACATGCTTGGAAAAAATGTGCTGCAACCGATGAGCTGGGATGCCTTCGGACTGCCCGCTGAAAATGCTGCTATCAAGCATAATATTCCGCCTGCGAAATGGACACGACAGAATATCGACCATATTCGCAGCCAGATGATGCAGATGGGGTTCGCCTATGATTGGAGCCGCGAAATTACCACCTGTGATCCCGAGTATTATCATTGGGAACAATGGTTCTTTCTACGGCTTTACAAAAAGGGATTGGCTTACAAAAAAAATGCGGAAGTGAATTGGGATCCAGTGGATCAAACCGTGCTGGCGAATGAACAAGTCGTCAATGGCCGCGGCTGGCGTTCAGGTGCGCTCGTAGAACGTCGTGAAATCCCCCAGTGGTTTTTAAAAATTACCGATTACGCGGAAGAATTGCTGAACGACCTTGATAAATTAGAACATTGGCCGCATCAGGTCAAAACCATGCAGCGCAATTGGATCGGACGCTCTGAAGGCGTTGAAATTACCTTTAAGGTTCATGATCACCATCCCATTACCGTTTTTACCACTCGTCCGGATACTCTGTTTGGCGTAACGTATCTAGCCGTTGCGCCGCAGCACCCGCTTGCCAAACAGCTGGCTGAAGATAACCCTGCCCTGCACCAGTTCATTGAGGAATGTCGTAATATCAAATTGGCAGAAGCGGATATCGCCACGATGGAAAAGCGCGGGATGCCTTTAGGTATTCATGCCCAACACCCTATTACCGGACAGGCTATTCCCATTTGGGTGGCCAACTTTGTCGTCATGGAATACGGCTCGGGTGCTTTAATGGCTGTGCCCGCCCATGATCAGCGGGATTTTGAATTTGCTCAGAAATATCATTTGCCCATCAAACAGGTCATCGTCCCCGAGACAGGTATCCATTGGGACTTTACACGGGGAGCCTATACAGAAATGGGCGAACTCATGGATTCTGCCGAATTCACCGGCATGAGTTCCAAGCAGGCATTCGACGCGATTGCCGCTCATCTCGAGTCTCTGCATGCAGGCCAGCGAAAAATTAACTACCGATTGCGCGACTGGGGTGTGTCCAGACAGCGTTACTGGGGTGCGCCTATCCCTATTATCAACTGCCCAAAATGCGGCCCTGTGCCCGTCCCTGATCGGGATCTTCCCGTGATATTGCCTGAAGAAGTGCAATTTACCGGTGTGAGTTCACCGCTTAAATCCATGCCTTCTTTTTATGAGACAACCTGTCCAGTTTGTCAGGGACCTGCCGAGCGTGAGACAGATACTTTCGATACGTTCATGGAATCTTCCTGGTATTACGCGCGTCTTGCTTGCAAAAAGCAGCATAAAGCCATGCTGGATGGCCGTGCCAATTACTGGCTGCCGGTCGATCAGTATGTAGGCGGCATTGAACACGCAGTGCTGCATCTTTTGTACGCCCGGTTTTTTCATAAACTCATGCGGGACGAAGGCCTGTTAAACAGTGACGAACCTTTTGCACGGCTGCTTTCTCAGGGCATGGTTTTAAACAAAGGCGTTAAAATGTCAAAATCCAAAGGCAACGTGGTTGACCCGCAAACACTGATAGAACGTTACGGAGCCGATACCGTTCGCCTGTTCATCATCTTCGCTGCGCCGCCTGAGCAAAGTCTCGAGTGGTCGGATAGCGGAGTAGAAGGCGCGCACCGCTTTTTAAAACGCTTATGGGCGTTTGCATACGAAAACAAAACGATTGTACAGAAACAAAACCGCCTGCCGAAATCCAATCTGCTTGGTACATCCAACTGGGAAAATGCTGACCCCAACCAAATTGATATTTTTCGCCAGATTTATGAAATTCTGGAACAGGCTAAATTTGATTATGAACGGCAACAGTTTAATACGGTTGTATCAGGGTGCATGAAGATCCTGAATCTATTGATGAAAGTAAGCGAATCGCATCGTATCGACGCGGTTGATATACGCGAGATCGTGCTTCATAAAGGCTTGAGTATTTTATTGCGATTGCTAGCACCGATCACCCCTCATATCGCTCATCAGTTATGGCAGGATTTACAGTACGAAGGCGCAATTCTGGACGCCGAATGGCCCAAGTCCAGTCCCATCGTCTTCAAGGTTGATACCATTGAACTGGTCGTGCAAGTCAATGGCAAACTGCGCAGCCGGGTCCGTATCCCAACGAATGCTGACCAGCAGGCGATAGAGACAACCATTAAGGATGATTCAAAAGTACAGCAGGCCATTGGCGGCAAGCCCATCAAGAAAATTATCACTGTGCCGGGCAAGCTCGTGAATGTGGTTACAGGGGAATAA